The Anaeromicrobium sediminis genome includes a window with the following:
- a CDS encoding UPF0182 family membrane protein: MISLIMIALLFLIFSFNTIIEFATDYQWFKELGYDKVFLTKLMTQLKLGIPCFIIVTIGVYIYLLILKKSYHKKVQSNVASISDKRVNQLALGMSAIVAFMSSMTLLGSSWFEILAFMNATDFKVADPIFNRDIGFYIFKLPILQQFYYMSIGFIVIMGIVTVLFYILMIGTRRPTLFNSTDEDELNSRRINRNFGNKIDLGNGKQLLNIALTQLLILGVILLILIGLGYLLNIYNLMYSTRGVAYGASYTDVNVNIWIYRIMSALSIVSAVLLIAGAKKKNLKLALSGPVIMIVVSVIGNMAAMGVQNFIVEPDELSKERKYLENNIKYTQMAYNINAVEERNFKATDTLTREDIDKNEGTIENIRINDYRPTKQFYNQSQGIRRYYQFHDVDVDRYTLNGELTQVFLSPREMNSAEITDQWINKYLKYTHGYGVALSPVDAITSVGQPELLVKDIPPKTNMEELKIDYPQIYFGELTDNYVITNTKEKEFDYPQGNENAETFYEGDAGLKLSGMNKILFAIKEKSLKLIISNNIKSDSRILLYRNIKERVKKIAPFIYYDKDPYIVVADKKLYWIMDGYTTSSNYPYAEPYNKNKINYIRNSVKVVIDAYNGHTTYYITDEKDPIIQTMSKVFPQLFTSVDKMPPKIKEHMRYPQTIFDIQASVYRRYHMNNTDVFYQNEDLWDIAKEIYGGSDKSDIMESNYFIMKLPEEEKEEFLLSIPYTPKNKPNMTALLMARNDGEDYGKLILYKLPKQKNVYGPMQIESKIDQNTTISKEFSLWGQKGSSYIRGNLLIIPIENSLLYIEPIYLKADNENSLPEVKRVVVAYGDKIAYEETLNKALESLFGRSGETTGQEIPDGELPIDGDSITLIERANEAFLRAEEAQRQGNWSEYGRYINEVKKILVELKDKE, translated from the coding sequence ATGATAAGCTTAATTATGATAGCCCTTTTATTTTTAATCTTTTCATTTAATACAATAATTGAATTCGCAACAGACTATCAGTGGTTTAAGGAACTTGGGTACGATAAAGTATTTTTAACTAAGCTTATGACACAATTAAAACTAGGTATACCATGTTTTATAATTGTAACTATAGGTGTATATATTTACTTACTAATTTTGAAAAAATCTTATCATAAAAAAGTACAAAGTAATGTGGCAAGTATAAGTGATAAAAGAGTAAATCAATTGGCTTTAGGAATGTCAGCTATAGTGGCTTTTATGTCTAGTATGACATTGTTGGGGAGTTCCTGGTTTGAAATACTAGCATTTATGAATGCTACTGATTTTAAGGTGGCAGACCCTATTTTCAATAGGGACATAGGATTTTACATATTTAAATTACCCATATTACAACAATTCTATTATATGTCTATAGGTTTCATAGTCATCATGGGTATAGTAACTGTACTATTCTATATATTAATGATAGGAACTAGAAGACCTACTTTATTTAATTCTACAGATGAAGATGAGTTAAATTCAAGAAGGATAAATAGAAATTTTGGAAATAAAATAGACTTAGGTAACGGGAAGCAATTATTAAATATTGCACTTACCCAATTATTAATACTAGGTGTAATCCTGTTAATATTAATAGGGTTAGGATATTTACTAAATATCTATAACCTAATGTATTCCACAAGAGGTGTAGCCTATGGAGCCAGTTATACTGATGTGAATGTGAATATATGGATATATAGAATTATGTCAGCTCTTTCTATAGTATCAGCTGTACTATTAATTGCGGGTGCTAAAAAGAAAAATCTAAAATTAGCCTTAAGTGGACCTGTAATAATGATAGTAGTAAGTGTAATTGGAAATATGGCAGCAATGGGAGTACAAAACTTCATAGTAGAGCCAGATGAATTATCTAAGGAAAGAAAATACCTGGAGAACAATATAAAATACACTCAAATGGCTTACAATATTAATGCAGTGGAAGAAAGAAATTTTAAAGCAACAGACACTTTAACAAGGGAAGATATAGATAAAAACGAAGGAACTATAGAGAATATAAGAATAAATGATTATAGACCTACAAAGCAGTTTTATAATCAAAGTCAAGGAATAAGAAGATACTATCAATTCCATGATGTGGATGTGGATAGATATACATTAAACGGTGAATTAACTCAAGTATTTTTATCTCCAAGGGAAATGAATTCAGCTGAGATAACTGACCAGTGGATAAATAAATATTTAAAATACACCCATGGATATGGTGTAGCCCTATCACCAGTAGATGCCATAACTAGTGTAGGTCAGCCAGAATTATTAGTTAAGGATATTCCTCCTAAAACTAATATGGAAGAATTAAAAATTGATTATCCTCAAATATACTTTGGAGAATTAACTGATAACTACGTTATAACTAATACGAAGGAAAAGGAATTTGATTATCCACAAGGTAATGAAAATGCAGAGACTTTCTATGAAGGAGATGCAGGTTTAAAATTAAGTGGGATGAACAAAATACTATTTGCCATAAAAGAGAAGAGTTTAAAACTTATTATTTCTAATAACATTAAAAGTGACAGTAGAATTTTACTATATAGAAACATAAAAGAAAGGGTAAAGAAAATAGCTCCATTTATATACTATGATAAGGACCCATATATAGTAGTGGCAGATAAAAAATTATACTGGATTATGGATGGATATACTACAAGTTCAAATTATCCTTATGCAGAACCTTATAATAAAAATAAAATAAATTATATAAGAAATTCTGTAAAAGTAGTTATAGATGCATACAATGGTCATACTACATATTACATAACAGACGAAAAAGACCCAATTATTCAGACAATGTCTAAGGTTTTTCCACAATTATTTACATCTGTGGATAAAATGCCTCCTAAAATAAAAGAACACATGAGATATCCACAAACAATATTTGATATTCAAGCTAGTGTATATAGAAGATATCACATGAATAACACGGATGTATTTTATCAAAATGAAGATTTATGGGATATAGCTAAAGAAATTTATGGTGGAAGCGATAAATCAGATATTATGGAATCAAATTATTTCATAATGAAGTTACCAGAGGAAGAAAAGGAAGAATTTTTATTATCCATTCCATATACACCTAAAAATAAGCCTAATATGACGGCACTTTTAATGGCTAGAAATGATGGAGAGGATTACGGAAAATTAATATTATATAAACTTCCAAAACAAAAGAACGTATATGGTCCTATGCAAATAGAATCTAAGATAGATCAAAATACTACTATATCTAAAGAATTCTCACTATGGGGACAAAAGGGATCTAGTTATATAAGGGGTAATTTACTCATTATACCTATAGAAAATTCCCTACTTTATATAGAGCCAATTTATCTAAAGGCAGACAATGAAAACTCATTACCAGAAGTTAAGAGAGTAGTTGTAGCCTATGGAGATAAAATAGCCTATGAGGAAACCCTAAATAAAGCATTAGAATCTCTATTTGGAAGAAGTGGAGAAACAACAGGCCAAGAAATTCCAGATGGGGAATTGCCAATAGATGGAGATAGTATAACATTAATAGAAAGGGCTAATGAAGCCTTCTTAAGGGCAGAAGAAGCCCAAAGACAAGGTAACTGGTCTGAGTATGGTAGATATATTAATGAAGTTAAGAAAATACTAGTAGAGTTAAAGGATAAAGAATAA
- a CDS encoding site-2 protease family protein — MSFNIMDKLLLLPGILIGLSFHEYAHAQMAVWLGDDTPKKMGRLTISPLPHIDFVGFIFLLIAGFGWAKPVVIDPRNFKNPKRDDVLVSLAGPFMNILLAIFFFISIKIIFATNGSIMEGSLLDTTIRIFQYAAWINVVLCVFNLFPFPPLDGSHVIVNLFNLYESPNYFKIYNFSRFVLLILIITDIIDKLISPPIIFVYNLLASLIF; from the coding sequence ATGTCATTTAATATAATGGATAAATTATTATTATTACCTGGAATTTTAATAGGATTATCATTCCATGAATATGCCCATGCCCAAATGGCCGTATGGCTTGGAGATGATACCCCTAAGAAAATGGGAAGGCTTACTATAAGTCCCCTTCCTCATATAGATTTTGTTGGATTTATATTTCTTTTAATTGCGGGCTTTGGCTGGGCTAAACCTGTAGTAATAGATCCTAGAAACTTTAAAAACCCTAAAAGGGATGATGTATTAGTATCTTTAGCAGGACCTTTTATGAACATATTGTTAGCAATATTTTTCTTCATATCCATAAAAATAATATTTGCTACTAATGGTTCCATAATGGAGGGAAGCTTACTTGACACCACCATAAGGATTTTTCAATATGCAGCTTGGATAAATGTAGTTTTATGTGTGTTTAATTTATTCCCATTTCCACCTTTAGATGGATCACATGTAATAGTAAATCTATTTAATCTGTATGAGAGTCCGAACTATTTTAAAATTTATAATTTTTCTAGATTTGTACTCCTAATTTTAATAATTACAGATATTATAGATAAATTAATATCACCACCAATAATATTTGTGTATAATCTATTGGCCAGTTTAATATTTTAA